The nucleotide sequence GTGCGCGGGCCGGCCACGTCGCCCACCTGCTCGCCGACGCCGTTCTCGTTGTCCGTCGTCATCTGCGGCTCAGACCTTCCGCGCAGCGGTGCGGGTGAACAGGCCCTCGGGTCGGGCCATGAGCACGACGATCAGGGCGGCCAGCGCGCCGAGCCCGACCAGGCTGTTGTCGACGTAGCCCGACAGGTAGCTCAGCGTCAGTCCGAGGATGAGACCGCCGACGACCGACCCGACCGGGCTGTCGAGCCCGCCGATGACCGCGGCGGTGAAGCCGTAGACCAGGAACGGGTCGAACTGGTACGGACCCAGGAAGACCTGGGGGGCGATGAGCACGCCGGCGAGCGCACCGGCGACGGCGGCCAGGCCCCAGCCAAGGGTGAGCATCCATCCGACCCGTACGCCGAGCATGCGCGCCACCTCGGGCTCGAACGCCGAGGCGCGCATCTGCAGCCCCAGCGTCGTGCCACGGAAGAGCAGCAGCAGCACGAGGGCGAGGCCGAGGATCGACAGCACGATGAACAGGTCGGTGGAGGTGAACAGCAGCCGCTGCCCGTCAAGCACGTAGCCGCGGATGCCGAACGCCGGCGGGAACGACTCCGGCGTGACGCCGAAGAGCATGCCCGCGCCGGCCTGGATGAGGATGAGCAGGCCCAGCGTCACGATGACCGCGTTGAGAGGCGGTTTGTTCTCCACCGGGCGCACGATCACCAGCTCGACGAACGCGCCGAAGGCGAACCCGCAGGCGAGCGCGGCGACGAAGCCCCACCAGTAGCTGCCGGTCTGGTCGATGACGGCCTTCGCGACGAACGTCGTGAACATCAGCATCGCGCCCTGCGCGAAGTTGATGATCCGGGTCGCTCGCCAGATCAGCACCAGCGCCAGCGCGACGGCGGCGTAGATCATGCCGTTGCTGATGCCGGTGAGCGTCAGGTTGACGAACTGCATCCGGGTCCTCCGCGGGAGTCAGAAGCCGAGGTAGGCGTGTCGCAGCTGCTCGTCGCCCTCGAGCTCGCTCGCGCGGGCGGCGACGGCGACGCGGCCGAGGTTGAGGACGACGGCGTGGTCTGCGACGGCGAGCGCGCTGCGGGCGTTCTGCTCGACCAGCAGCACGGTGAGCCCGTCGCGGTCGCGCAGCTCGCCGAGCTGGCTCATGATCTGGGCAGTGATCCGGGGCGCGAGCCCGAGCGACGGCTCGTCGAGCAGCAGCAGCTGCGGCCGGCTCATCAGGGCCCGGCCGATGACGAGCATCTGGCGCTCGCCGCCGGACAGCGTGGACGCGGTGCGCTTCCGCCGATCGGCCAGCGCGGGGAACATGTCGTACATCCGAGCGAGGTCGTCGTTCATGTCGCTGCGCTTGCCGCGCCAGAGCGCCCCGAGGCGGAGGTTCTCCTCCACCGTCAGCTCGGCGATGACGCCGCGACCTTCGGGGACGTGGGCGATGCCCTGGCGCACGACGTTCTCGGGCTTGAGGCCGGAGATCTGCTGGCCGCCGTAGGTGATCGTGCCGGCCTTCGGCCGCACCAGGCCGTTGATCGAGCGCAGCAGCGTGGTCTTGCCCGCGCCGTTGGCACCCAGCACGGCCGTGATGTGACCGGCCGGCACGTCGATGTCGACGTGGTCGAGCGCGCGCACCGCGCCGTAGGTCGCCAGCAGGCCGCGGATCTGCAGGCCCGAGGTCGCCGGCGCCGGCTCGGCAGGGGCGGGCGCGGCGGGCTCAGCCATGGTGAGCCTCCGAGCCCGGGACCTCGGACTCCGAGCCAGGCACTTCGGCCTCGTCGATCAGCGACTCCTCCTCGTTCTCCACGCCGAGGTAGGCCTCCAGCACCCGCGGGTCGGCACGCACCTCGCTCGGCGTGCCGGTGGCGATCACGGCGCCGAAGTCGAGCACGGTGATGCGGTCGCAGACCTGCATGACCAGGTCCATGTGGTGCTCCACGAGCATGACCGCCATTCGGTCGCGCAGACCCCGGATGAGGGTGCCGAGATCGCTCATCTCGTCGGCGGACAGGCCGGACGCGGGCTCGTCGAGCAGCAGCAGGTCCGGCTCGGCGATCAGCGCGCGCGCCAGCGCGACCCGCTTCTGCACGCCGTAGGGCAGCTCGCCGGGGACCCGCCCGGCGGCGTCCGGGATCTCGAGGTCCGCCAAGACCTGCTGCGCGCGCTCACGCAGCCGCCGCTCGTCGCGGTCGGACCGCGGCAGGGCCAGCAGCCCGGACCAGAATCCGGCCCGGGCATGCCGGGTCGCTCCGACCATGACGTTCTCGAGCGCGGTCATGTGCGGGAAGAGCCCGAGCCC is from Mycobacteriales bacterium and encodes:
- a CDS encoding branched-chain amino acid ABC transporter permease; translation: MQFVNLTLTGISNGMIYAAVALALVLIWRATRIINFAQGAMLMFTTFVAKAVIDQTGSYWWGFVAALACGFAFGAFVELVIVRPVENKPPLNAVIVTLGLLILIQAGAGMLFGVTPESFPPAFGIRGYVLDGQRLLFTSTDLFIVLSILGLALVLLLLFRGTTLGLQMRASAFEPEVARMLGVRVGWMLTLGWGLAAVAGALAGVLIAPQVFLGPYQFDPFLVYGFTAAVIGGLDSPVGSVVGGLILGLTLSYLSGYVDNSLVGLGALAALIVVLMARPEGLFTRTAARKV
- a CDS encoding ABC transporter ATP-binding protein is translated as MAEPAAPAPAEPAPATSGLQIRGLLATYGAVRALDHVDIDVPAGHITAVLGANGAGKTTLLRSINGLVRPKAGTITYGGQQISGLKPENVVRQGIAHVPEGRGVIAELTVEENLRLGALWRGKRSDMNDDLARMYDMFPALADRRKRTASTLSGGERQMLVIGRALMSRPQLLLLDEPSLGLAPRITAQIMSQLGELRDRDGLTVLLVEQNARSALAVADHAVVLNLGRVAVAARASELEGDEQLRHAYLGF
- a CDS encoding ABC transporter ATP-binding protein; amino-acid sequence: MTAPSAAPAAAPTAPLLEVVEVSVRFGGLVALDAVSATVAPGEVLGIIGPNGAGKTTLFNVICGFIRPDSGNLRWRDSTLGRHHPHDLASLGIARTLQGLGLFPHMTALENVMVGATRHARAGFWSGLLALPRSDRDERRLRERAQQVLADLEIPDAAGRVPGELPYGVQKRVALARALIAEPDLLLLDEPASGLSADEMSDLGTLIRGLRDRMAVMLVEHHMDLVMQVCDRITVLDFGAVIATGTPSEVRADPRVLEAYLGVENEEESLIDEAEVPGSESEVPGSEAHHG